In Uranotaenia lowii strain MFRU-FL chromosome 2, ASM2978415v1, whole genome shotgun sequence, one genomic interval encodes:
- the LOC129740965 gene encoding UV excision repair protein RAD23 homolog A-like, whose product MVTWRGVTFHRPRSALLQEHPIFIEMKKLLQEDPRLLPSLLQKIQSSNPDLMGSIWENQMKFLALLNDGTDELK is encoded by the coding sequence atggtaacatggcgaggcgttacattccatcgtccgagaagcgccctcctgcaggaacatccgatcttcatcgagatgaaaaagctgcttcaggaggacccccgtctgttgccatcgctgctccagaagatccaatcgagtaatccggatctgatgggtagcatttgggaaaatcagatgaagtttttggcacttttgaatgatgggaccgatgagctgaaatag